One stretch of Aeromicrobium fastidiosum DNA includes these proteins:
- a CDS encoding HesB/IscA family protein, whose amino-acid sequence MTVETETTTEAPTGVSLSDGAAEKVASLLAQEGRDDLALRIAVQPGGCSGLRYQLFFDERSLDGDQTFGFGGVNVVVDRMSLPYLGGATIDFVDTIEKQGFTIDNPAATGSCACGDSFH is encoded by the coding sequence ATGACAGTCGAGACCGAGACCACCACCGAGGCACCCACCGGTGTCAGCCTCAGCGACGGAGCTGCCGAGAAGGTCGCGAGCCTGCTGGCCCAGGAGGGACGCGACGATCTCGCGCTGCGCATCGCCGTCCAGCCCGGCGGCTGCTCCGGCCTCCGCTACCAGCTGTTCTTCGACGAGCGCTCGCTCGACGGCGACCAGACGTTCGGCTTCGGCGGCGTCAACGTCGTCGTCGACCGCATGAGCCTGCCGTACCTCGGCGGCGCGACGATCGACTTCGTCGACACGATCGAGAAGCAGGGCTTCACGATCGACAACCCGGCGGCCACCGGCTCCTGCGCCTGCGGCGACTCGTTCCACTAG
- a CDS encoding carbohydrate kinase family protein, with product MHLAITGSIATDHLMTFPGKFVDSLVPDQLDKISLSFLVDDLDVRRGGCGANIAFALAKLGHRALLVGAVGRDFETEYRGWLDAAGVDTSGVLVSETRHTARFVCTTDTELAQFATFYAGAMAESRDIDLLAVGSDYDLVLIGPDDPEGMLRHTSTCRDQGIPFAADPSQQLAWAEGDVIRELIDGATYLFSNDYEASLIQQKTGWSADDVRSHVGTQVITRGKDGVTVLPADGAPVEVKAIQGVVAVDPTGVGDSFRAGFLAGIAADLGFERSAQIGCTIAASVVETTGTQEYVLERKAFLARLGAAYGDEARAEVDAALSLG from the coding sequence GTGCACCTCGCCATCACCGGTTCGATCGCCACCGATCACCTCATGACCTTCCCGGGCAAGTTCGTCGACTCGTTGGTCCCCGACCAGCTCGACAAGATCTCGCTGTCATTCCTCGTCGATGATCTCGACGTCCGGCGCGGCGGGTGCGGTGCCAACATCGCCTTCGCCCTCGCCAAGCTCGGCCACCGCGCCCTGCTGGTCGGTGCCGTCGGCCGCGACTTCGAGACCGAGTACCGCGGCTGGCTCGACGCCGCCGGTGTCGACACCAGCGGCGTGCTGGTCTCCGAGACCCGCCACACGGCGCGCTTCGTGTGCACGACCGACACCGAGCTCGCCCAGTTCGCGACGTTCTACGCCGGTGCCATGGCCGAGTCCCGCGACATCGACCTGCTCGCAGTCGGCTCCGACTACGACCTCGTGCTGATCGGCCCCGACGACCCCGAGGGCATGCTCCGTCACACCAGCACCTGCCGCGACCAGGGCATTCCGTTCGCGGCCGATCCCTCGCAGCAGCTCGCGTGGGCCGAGGGCGATGTCATCCGCGAGCTCATCGACGGCGCCACCTACCTGTTCAGCAACGACTACGAGGCGTCGCTGATCCAGCAGAAGACCGGCTGGAGCGCCGACGACGTCCGCTCGCACGTCGGCACCCAGGTCATCACGCGCGGCAAGGACGGCGTCACGGTGCTGCCGGCCGACGGTGCCCCGGTCGAGGTCAAGGCGATCCAGGGCGTCGTCGCGGTCGACCCCACCGGCGTCGGCGACAGCTTCCGGGCGGGCTTCCTGGCCGGCATCGCAGCCGACCTCGGCTTCGAGCGCTCCGCGCAGATCGGCTGCACGATCGCGGCCAGCGTCGTCGAGACGACGGGCACGCAGGAGTACGTCCTGGAGCGCAAGGCCTTCCTCGCGCGGCTGGGCGCTGCCTACGGCGACGAGGCCCGTGCCGAGGTCGACGCAGCGCTCTCGCTGGGCTGA
- a CDS encoding L,D-transpeptidase → MKHLRLPVALICATMIALSSCSIKDAKDAVTPDDGGLDSISLTPNVADGASDVKVSTFVKVLAEDGTVSSAMLTTADGSGAIEGKVTDNGWRANSRLEPGTAYQLSVTGTGEDGKAATVTRAFTTQALTLDQQTYPAVAPLQGETVGVGMPVIVTFDLPVKNRALYEKYMKVTTDNGVTGSWTWFSDNEAHFRPEQYWPANTKVNVRLNLNSLPAGNGVYGQQDQDISFQVGQKVVTKVDVGKHELTYTVNDKPERTMPVTTGDDQHRTREGVKVIMEKFSSVDMDAATTGVDSEDPGYYNISDVRWAMRLTNSGEFIHAAPWSVGSQGRDNVSHGCTGMSTADAKWLYDRSRRGDVVEYVDSPRPLEDRNGWTDWNVPWSTWTAGSALQAAAASAAEQPATDAGVVD, encoded by the coding sequence GTGAAGCACCTTCGTCTCCCCGTCGCGCTGATCTGCGCCACGATGATCGCCCTGTCGTCCTGCTCGATCAAGGACGCCAAGGACGCCGTGACGCCCGATGACGGCGGTCTCGACAGCATCAGCCTGACGCCCAACGTCGCCGACGGAGCATCCGACGTGAAGGTCAGCACCTTCGTCAAGGTGCTGGCCGAGGACGGCACGGTGTCGTCGGCGATGCTCACCACGGCCGATGGCAGCGGCGCGATCGAGGGCAAGGTCACCGACAACGGCTGGCGTGCCAACAGCCGGCTCGAGCCCGGCACCGCGTACCAGCTCTCGGTGACCGGCACGGGCGAGGACGGCAAGGCGGCCACCGTGACCCGCGCGTTCACGACCCAGGCGCTGACTCTCGACCAGCAGACCTACCCGGCCGTGGCTCCGCTGCAGGGCGAGACCGTCGGCGTCGGCATGCCTGTCATCGTGACGTTCGATCTGCCGGTCAAGAACCGTGCCCTGTACGAGAAGTACATGAAGGTCACGACCGACAACGGCGTCACGGGATCCTGGACGTGGTTCAGCGACAACGAGGCGCACTTCAGGCCTGAGCAGTACTGGCCTGCCAACACCAAGGTCAACGTGCGCCTCAACCTCAACAGCCTGCCCGCCGGCAACGGCGTGTACGGACAGCAGGACCAGGACATCAGCTTCCAGGTCGGCCAGAAGGTCGTCACCAAGGTCGACGTCGGCAAGCACGAGTTGACCTACACGGTCAACGACAAGCCTGAGCGGACGATGCCGGTGACCACCGGCGACGACCAGCACCGCACGCGCGAAGGCGTCAAGGTCATCATGGAGAAGTTCTCCTCGGTCGACATGGACGCCGCGACGACCGGCGTCGACTCCGAGGACCCCGGCTACTACAACATCTCCGACGTGCGGTGGGCGATGCGCCTGACCAACTCGGGGGAGTTCATCCACGCCGCTCCGTGGTCAGTCGGCTCGCAAGGCCGCGACAACGTCAGCCACGGCTGCACCGGCATGAGCACGGCCGACGCCAAGTGGCTGTACGACCGCTCTCGCCGGGGTGACGTCGTCGAGTACGTCGACAGCCCGCGTCCGCTCGAGGACCGCAACGGCTGGACCGACTGGAACGTCCCGTGGTCGACGTGGACGGCCGGTTCCGCCCTCCAGGCCGCAGCGGCCTCCGCCGCCGAGCAGCCCGCTACCGACGCCGGCGTCGTCGACTGA
- the ctaC gene encoding aa3-type cytochrome oxidase subunit II: MKLAVLFVAALALSGCAPDADSDLARLALPVGSTDRTQDIWELWLGAWIAVLVIFLLVFGLIVYAMIRYRRRSDDEIPAQVRYNLPIEALYTFAPVIIVAVFFFHTVTSQNNVLERVDNPDHTIEVVGSKWQWAFNYMDEDATQGQDVYDYGTPQEPAELWLPVGESVRFKLKSPDVIHSFWIPEFYFKMDVVPGKVNTFDLSPTREGTFTGRCAELCGLYHSRMIFKVNVVSPEKYAAHLDDLEKAGQIGAPQGAKEANEIAGLRGEDKSGDVAGVQGDGSGKS, encoded by the coding sequence ATGAAATTGGCGGTTCTGTTCGTTGCCGCCCTCGCTTTGAGTGGGTGCGCACCGGATGCTGACTCGGATCTGGCGCGTCTCGCGCTGCCGGTCGGCAGCACCGACCGCACCCAGGACATCTGGGAGCTGTGGCTCGGCGCATGGATCGCGGTCCTCGTGATCTTCCTGCTCGTCTTCGGCCTCATCGTGTACGCGATGATCCGCTACCGCCGCCGCAGCGACGACGAGATCCCGGCGCAGGTCCGCTACAACCTGCCGATCGAGGCGCTGTACACCTTCGCGCCCGTCATCATCGTCGCGGTGTTCTTCTTCCACACCGTCACGTCGCAGAACAACGTGCTCGAGCGCGTCGACAACCCCGATCACACGATCGAGGTCGTCGGCAGCAAGTGGCAGTGGGCCTTCAACTACATGGACGAGGACGCGACCCAGGGTCAGGACGTCTACGACTACGGCACGCCCCAGGAGCCGGCCGAGCTGTGGCTCCCGGTGGGCGAGTCGGTCCGGTTCAAGCTGAAGTCGCCCGACGTCATCCACTCGTTCTGGATCCCCGAGTTCTACTTCAAGATGGACGTCGTGCCCGGCAAGGTCAACACGTTCGACCTGTCGCCGACGCGTGAGGGCACCTTCACGGGCCGCTGCGCAGAGCTGTGCGGTCTCTATCACTCCCGCATGATCTTCAAGGTCAACGTCGTGTCGCCGGAGAAGTACGCCGCGCACCTCGACGATCTCGAGAAGGCCGGGCAGATCGGAGCACCCCAGGGTGCCAAGGAAGCCAACGAGATCGCAGGTCTCCGCGGTGAAGACAAGAGCGGCGACGTCGCCGGTGTCCAGGGAGACGGGTCAGGCAAGAGCTGA
- a CDS encoding glycerate kinase family protein, which produces MKILVAPDSFGGTLTAPAAAAAIIEGWGRHAPDDVLTAAAMADGGPGFVDVLHAATGGELAVVTVRGPLGDAVPVTVLHLDGTAYVESAQACGLHLADPRDPLNASTFGVGQAVAAAIDAGARRVVVGLGGSATNDGGAGLLAALGATADVALDAGPAALADVTRVDLSGALARLDGVELVIAADVDVTLLGMFGATKTFGPQKGLTDDQIIQVDGWLDRFVVAVCGSTPADRRPADAPGAGAAGGLGFALMLLGGTVVSGIELVAETVGLTARAGDHDLVVTGEGTYDFSSRAGKVVHGVAAVAAAAARPCIVLAGQVLVGSREMRAMGVESAYGVTERVDVDASMAEPARHLADLAERVARTWSPRRLG; this is translated from the coding sequence GTGAAGATCCTCGTCGCCCCCGACTCGTTCGGGGGGACGTTGACGGCGCCGGCAGCGGCTGCCGCGATCATCGAGGGCTGGGGCAGGCACGCCCCCGACGACGTGCTGACCGCCGCGGCGATGGCCGACGGCGGTCCGGGCTTCGTCGACGTCCTGCACGCCGCGACCGGCGGTGAGCTCGCGGTCGTCACGGTGCGCGGGCCGCTGGGCGACGCCGTGCCGGTCACGGTGCTGCACCTCGACGGCACGGCCTACGTCGAGAGCGCCCAGGCGTGCGGTCTCCACCTGGCCGATCCACGCGACCCGCTCAACGCCTCGACGTTCGGGGTGGGGCAGGCCGTCGCCGCCGCCATCGACGCGGGAGCTCGCCGCGTGGTCGTGGGGCTCGGCGGCAGCGCGACCAACGACGGGGGAGCGGGGCTGCTCGCAGCGCTCGGAGCGACCGCCGACGTCGCCCTCGACGCCGGGCCCGCGGCCCTCGCGGACGTCACGCGCGTCGACCTGTCCGGAGCCTTGGCACGCCTCGACGGCGTCGAGCTCGTGATCGCCGCAGACGTCGACGTGACCCTGCTCGGCATGTTCGGGGCCACCAAGACGTTCGGCCCGCAGAAGGGCCTCACCGACGACCAGATCATCCAGGTCGACGGCTGGCTCGACCGCTTCGTCGTCGCCGTGTGCGGGTCCACGCCTGCCGACCGCCGACCGGCCGACGCTCCGGGGGCCGGAGCCGCCGGAGGGCTGGGCTTCGCGCTGATGCTGCTCGGCGGCACCGTCGTATCCGGCATCGAGCTGGTCGCCGAGACCGTCGGCCTCACGGCTCGCGCCGGCGACCACGACCTCGTCGTGACCGGCGAGGGCACCTACGACTTCTCGTCACGGGCCGGCAAGGTCGTCCACGGGGTGGCGGCGGTGGCTGCTGCGGCCGCGCGGCCGTGCATCGTCCTGGCCGGGCAGGTGCTCGTCGGCTCGCGGGAGATGCGCGCCATGGGGGTCGAGTCGGCCTACGGCGTCACCGAGCGGGTCGACGTCGACGCGTCCATGGCCGAGCCGGCTCGGCACCTCGCCGACCTGGCCGAGCGCGTCGCCCGCACGTGGTCGCCGCGACGACTGGGCTGA
- a CDS encoding cytochrome c oxidase subunit 4, whose product MKAETWTILSCGIFFALIAPVYWVLTKDPTGTTALVMTTLLCVLLGFYLGVVAKQIPDRPEDRSDGEIADGAGEQGFFPPYSWWPLFCAAALAVCVLGVVIGWWLFIIGCGIGAVMVCGWIFEYYRGIHAH is encoded by the coding sequence ATGAAGGCCGAGACCTGGACCATCTTGTCGTGCGGAATCTTCTTCGCACTGATCGCGCCCGTCTACTGGGTGCTGACCAAGGACCCGACCGGCACCACCGCACTGGTCATGACGACCCTGCTGTGCGTGCTGCTGGGGTTCTACCTCGGCGTCGTCGCCAAGCAGATTCCCGATCGTCCCGAGGATCGCAGCGACGGCGAGATCGCCGACGGTGCCGGTGAGCAGGGCTTCTTCCCGCCCTACAGCTGGTGGCCGCTGTTCTGCGCCGCGGCCCTCGCGGTCTGCGTTCTCGGTGTCGTCATCGGCTGGTGGCTGTTCATCATCGGCTGCGGCATAGGTGCCGTGATGGTGTGCGGCTGGATCTTCGAGTACTACCGCGGCATCCACGCGCACTGA
- a CDS encoding PspA/IM30 family protein, whose product MSIGDRVSKWWGSRRSGGDDAGALKDRLDQTYRTQTGLLQQVLRGVADVSTSRKRVDLQLAQLAQQTAQLDQQAKDAVAAGRDDDARAVLTRKVTLEATASDLQAQRDDLLAEERKLELSADRIRQDVESFRVRKDTLSARHTAASARAEISSATNGINSTVSEVGQAMEAADRRTREMEAKADAVDELVAEGVVGTAGESADAALARQFDAALDGTEVDRQLEQITHDQQTTQEDPDGPKQV is encoded by the coding sequence ATGAGCATCGGTGATCGCGTCTCGAAGTGGTGGGGATCGCGGCGGTCCGGGGGCGACGACGCAGGTGCGCTCAAGGATCGTCTCGACCAGACGTATCGCACCCAGACCGGGCTCCTGCAGCAGGTCCTGCGCGGGGTAGCCGACGTCTCCACGAGTCGCAAGCGCGTCGACCTGCAGCTCGCCCAGCTGGCCCAGCAGACGGCCCAGCTCGACCAGCAGGCCAAGGACGCCGTCGCGGCGGGTCGTGACGACGACGCGCGGGCCGTGCTGACCCGCAAGGTGACGCTCGAGGCGACGGCGTCCGACCTGCAGGCGCAGCGCGACGACCTGCTGGCCGAGGAGCGCAAGCTTGAGCTGTCGGCCGACCGCATTCGCCAGGACGTCGAGAGCTTCCGCGTCCGCAAGGACACCCTGTCGGCCCGTCACACCGCGGCATCGGCGCGTGCCGAGATCAGCAGCGCGACGAACGGCATCAACTCCACTGTCAGCGAGGTCGGGCAGGCCATGGAGGCCGCCGACCGTCGCACCCGCGAGATGGAGGCCAAGGCAGACGCCGTCGACGAGCTCGTGGCCGAGGGCGTCGTCGGCACGGCGGGGGAGTCGGCCGACGCCGCGCTGGCCCGACAGTTCGACGCGGCGCTCGACGGCACCGAGGTCGACCGCCAGCTCGAGCAGATCACGCACGACCAGCAGACCACCCAGGAGGACCCCGATGGCCCGAAGCAGGTTTAA
- the ctaD gene encoding aa3-type cytochrome oxidase subunit I produces the protein MVDATAAFDDGSTNVRAGVRERTLGQKVVTVLTTTDHKVIGNMYLVTSFAFFIIGGILALMIRAELAQPGTQFVDDETYNQLFTMHGTIMLLMFATPLFFGFGNAIMPLQIGAPDVAFPRLNMFSYWLYLFGSTIVVSGFFVPGGAASFGWFAYAPLSDAVNSPGIGGDLWVMGLWMSGLGTILGGVNFITTIFTMRAPGMTMFRMPIFVWNTLVTSMLVLIAFPIFAAALLSLEADRRLGAHVFDAANGGPILWQHLFWFFGHPEVYIIALPFFGIITEILPVFSRKPIFGYVGLVGATLMIAALSVAVWAHHMFVTGSVDLAFFSFMTFLIAVPTGVKFFNWIGTLWGGSLSFDTPLIFSLGFLTTFLFGGLTGVILASPTLDFQLSDSYFVVAHFHYVVFGTVVFAMFAGFYFWWPKLTGRMLDEKLGKIHFWLLFIGFHLTFLVQHWLGVEGFPRRYADYGPGDGFTTLNEISSIGAFLLGASTLPFFFNVWKSRKAPLVGLDDPWGWGRSLEWATSSPPPRHNFTSLPRIRSESPAFDLHHPEIAALELAHNPGEDSIFADAPDVSGKGEAIKDAKGDH, from the coding sequence ATGGTTGACGCAACAGCAGCATTCGACGACGGGTCGACCAATGTCCGTGCAGGAGTCCGCGAGCGGACCCTGGGACAGAAGGTCGTCACGGTCCTCACGACGACCGACCACAAGGTCATCGGCAACATGTACCTGGTCACGTCGTTCGCCTTCTTCATCATCGGCGGCATCCTCGCCCTGATGATCCGTGCCGAGCTGGCTCAGCCGGGCACGCAGTTCGTCGACGACGAGACCTACAACCAGCTGTTCACGATGCACGGCACGATCATGCTGCTGATGTTCGCGACTCCGCTGTTCTTCGGCTTCGGCAACGCGATCATGCCTCTGCAGATCGGTGCGCCCGACGTCGCGTTCCCGCGCCTCAACATGTTCAGCTACTGGCTGTACCTGTTCGGCAGCACGATCGTCGTCTCCGGCTTCTTCGTGCCCGGTGGTGCCGCGAGCTTCGGCTGGTTCGCCTACGCGCCGCTCAGCGATGCGGTCAACTCACCGGGCATCGGCGGTGACCTGTGGGTCATGGGCCTGTGGATGTCGGGCCTCGGCACGATCCTCGGTGGCGTCAACTTCATCACCACGATCTTCACGATGCGCGCCCCCGGCATGACGATGTTCCGCATGCCGATCTTCGTCTGGAACACGCTGGTCACGAGCATGCTCGTGCTGATCGCGTTCCCGATCTTCGCCGCGGCGCTGCTGTCGCTCGAGGCCGATCGCCGACTGGGTGCCCACGTGTTCGACGCCGCCAACGGCGGACCGATCCTGTGGCAGCACCTGTTCTGGTTCTTCGGGCACCCCGAGGTCTACATCATCGCGCTGCCGTTCTTCGGCATCATCACCGAGATCCTGCCCGTCTTCAGCCGCAAGCCGATCTTCGGCTACGTCGGCCTGGTCGGCGCGACCCTGATGATCGCGGCGCTGTCGGTCGCGGTGTGGGCCCACCACATGTTCGTGACGGGTTCGGTCGACCTCGCGTTCTTCTCGTTCATGACGTTCCTGATCGCGGTGCCGACAGGAGTCAAGTTCTTCAACTGGATCGGCACGTTGTGGGGCGGATCCCTGTCCTTCGACACCCCGCTGATCTTCTCGCTGGGCTTCTTGACGACCTTCCTCTTCGGTGGTCTGACGGGCGTCATCCTGGCCTCGCCGACGCTCGACTTCCAGCTGTCCGACAGCTACTTCGTGGTCGCGCACTTCCACTACGTCGTGTTCGGCACCGTCGTGTTCGCGATGTTCGCGGGCTTCTATTTCTGGTGGCCCAAGCTCACGGGTCGCATGCTCGACGAGAAGCTCGGCAAGATCCACTTCTGGCTGCTGTTCATCGGCTTCCACCTGACGTTCCTCGTGCAGCACTGGCTCGGCGTCGAGGGCTTCCCGCGTCGCTACGCCGACTACGGCCCGGGTGACGGCTTCACGACGCTCAACGAGATCTCGTCGATCGGTGCGTTCCTGCTGGGCGCGTCGACCCTGCCGTTCTTCTTCAACGTCTGGAAGTCCCGCAAGGCTCCGCTGGTCGGACTCGACGACCCGTGGGGCTGGGGACGCTCGCTGGAGTGGGCGACCTCCTCGCCTCCGCCGCGCCACAACTTCACCTCGCTGCCGCGCATCCGGTCCGAGAGCCCAGCTTTCGACCTGCACCACCCCGAGATCGCGGCGCTCGAGCTGGCGCACAACCCCGGTGAGGACTCGATCTTCGCCGATGCTCCCGATGTGAGCGGCAAGGGCGAAGCCATCAAAGATGCGAAGGGTGACCACTGA
- the pspAB gene encoding PspA-associated protein PspAB: protein MGFFDGILGRSKPPQADLDVLFSVPQAVISMQLEGFVPTGSGSVCFRDMEGQADDAVMADAEQIITSSPGSTVARSDDRFGFHWLTVTRTDADVSGLVTDLHAVNSSLADAGFGTALLCSTFGFTSPAGRPVGLVYLYKRGTFYPFAPETDERRDNALELQLRGVIAGDVPVEPDLTKWLAIWGAPGLA, encoded by the coding sequence ATGGGCTTCTTCGACGGCATCCTCGGGCGCTCCAAGCCGCCGCAGGCCGATCTCGACGTGCTGTTCTCGGTGCCGCAAGCGGTCATCTCGATGCAGCTCGAGGGATTCGTCCCGACCGGGTCGGGATCGGTGTGCTTCCGCGACATGGAGGGCCAGGCCGACGACGCCGTGATGGCCGACGCCGAGCAGATCATCACGTCCTCCCCGGGCTCGACCGTCGCCCGCAGCGACGACCGGTTCGGCTTCCACTGGCTCACCGTGACCCGCACCGACGCCGACGTGTCGGGGCTCGTGACCGATCTCCACGCGGTCAACAGCTCGCTCGCCGATGCCGGCTTCGGCACCGCGCTGTTGTGCTCGACGTTCGGATTCACGAGCCCCGCCGGTCGGCCCGTGGGGCTGGTCTACCTCTACAAGCGGGGCACGTTCTACCCGTTCGCACCCGAGACTGACGAGCGCCGCGACAACGCCCTCGAGCTGCAGCTGCGCGGGGTCATCGCGGGCGACGTGCCGGTCGAGCCCGACCTCACCAAGTGGCTCGCGATCTGGGGCGCGCCCGGCCTGGCCTGA
- the htpX gene encoding zinc metalloprotease HtpX: protein MARSRFKTDRGLSLRMGGVSLGLGALYLLFAAVLYQTPLGAIGFIVVLAMAWGQWYFSDSLALKSMRAQVVEPHQAPELHAMIDRLCVLADMPKPRVAIAVTDMPNAFATGRTPSHSAVCVTTGIMQRLDADELEGVLAHELSHVANRDVTVMTVASSIGLLAGFITRYGMYFGGMFSGGRDRNNNNGGPAFIVVFLVSLVVYAISFVLIRGLSRYRELSADRSGAYMTGRPSKLSSALVKISGDMSRIPNSDLRESQAMSAFFFAPAISRESIGALFSTHPPLQQRLDQLAKVSAELSEQG, encoded by the coding sequence ATGGCCCGAAGCAGGTTTAAGACCGACCGCGGCCTGTCGCTGCGCATGGGTGGCGTGAGCCTCGGACTCGGCGCGCTCTACCTCCTGTTCGCGGCGGTTCTTTACCAGACACCTCTGGGAGCCATCGGCTTCATCGTGGTCCTCGCCATGGCGTGGGGACAGTGGTACTTCTCCGACTCGTTGGCCTTGAAGTCGATGCGGGCCCAGGTGGTCGAGCCGCACCAGGCCCCAGAGCTGCACGCCATGATCGACCGTCTCTGCGTCCTGGCCGACATGCCCAAGCCCCGGGTGGCGATCGCCGTCACCGACATGCCCAACGCATTCGCGACTGGACGCACTCCCAGCCACTCGGCCGTCTGCGTCACGACCGGCATCATGCAGCGCCTCGACGCCGACGAGCTGGAGGGCGTCCTGGCCCACGAGCTCTCGCACGTCGCCAACCGCGACGTCACGGTCATGACGGTCGCCTCGTCGATCGGCCTGCTCGCGGGCTTCATCACGCGCTACGGCATGTACTTCGGCGGGATGTTCAGCGGAGGACGCGACCGCAACAACAACAACGGTGGGCCGGCGTTCATCGTGGTGTTCCTCGTCAGCCTCGTGGTCTACGCCATCAGCTTCGTGCTCATCAGGGGCCTCTCGCGCTACCGCGAGCTCAGCGCTGATCGCAGCGGTGCCTACATGACCGGCCGTCCGTCCAAGCTGTCGTCGGCGCTCGTCAAGATCTCCGGCGACATGTCGCGCATCCCCAACAGCGACCTGCGCGAGAGCCAGGCCATGAGCGCGTTCTTCTTCGCGCCCGCGATCAGCCGCGAGTCGATCGGCGCTCTGTTCTCGACGCACCCGCCGCTGCAGCAGCGCCTCGACCAGCTGGCCAAGGTCAGCGCCGAGCTGTCCGAGCAGGGCTGA
- a CDS encoding aminotransferase class I/II-fold pyridoxal phosphate-dependent enzyme: MSLDDLSRDQVQSLLDEQTAAHSALKQRGLKLDLTRGKPSPEQLDLSNELLTLPGDDFRDAGGVDTRNYGGLTGLTEIREIFAPIMQVPVEQVVAGDNASLAMMHDNLVFALFHGVPGSEQPWGVEESVKFICPAPGYDRHFALLEEYGIEMVTVPLNDDGPDVDAVREAVKDPSVKGMWLVPTYSNPTGSVVSEAVAAELAALETAAPDFRIFWDNAYAVHHLTEQQTKTADILGLCSASGHPDRPVIFASTSKITFAGSGVCFLGSSADNIAWYLSHLGKRTIGPDKVNQLRHARYLKDVDGVHALMAGHRDILAPKFEAVVSILHDRLAPYGVASWTEPKGGYFVSLDVVDGTASRVIELTREAGVAMTPAGAAFPYGDDPRDRNIRIAPSYPSPDELAVAIDVLATSVLIAAAEQVLAG; encoded by the coding sequence GTGAGCCTCGACGATCTCTCCCGTGACCAGGTGCAGTCCCTCCTCGACGAGCAGACGGCCGCGCACAGCGCCCTGAAGCAGCGGGGCCTCAAGCTCGATCTCACCCGCGGCAAGCCATCGCCCGAGCAGCTGGATCTCTCCAACGAGCTCCTGACGCTGCCCGGCGACGACTTCCGCGACGCAGGTGGCGTCGACACGCGCAACTACGGCGGGCTGACCGGTCTGACGGAGATCCGCGAGATCTTCGCGCCGATCATGCAGGTGCCGGTCGAGCAGGTCGTCGCCGGCGACAACGCGAGCCTGGCCATGATGCACGACAACCTCGTGTTCGCCCTGTTCCACGGCGTCCCGGGCTCCGAGCAGCCGTGGGGCGTCGAGGAGTCGGTCAAGTTCATCTGCCCGGCACCGGGGTACGACCGCCACTTCGCGCTGCTCGAGGAGTACGGCATCGAGATGGTGACGGTGCCGCTCAATGACGACGGCCCCGACGTCGACGCCGTCCGCGAGGCCGTCAAGGACCCGTCGGTCAAGGGCATGTGGCTCGTCCCGACGTACAGCAACCCCACCGGCTCCGTCGTCAGCGAGGCGGTCGCCGCCGAGCTCGCCGCCCTCGAGACCGCGGCACCCGACTTCCGGATCTTCTGGGACAACGCATACGCGGTGCACCACCTCACCGAGCAGCAGACCAAGACCGCCGACATTCTCGGCCTGTGCTCTGCCTCGGGCCACCCCGACCGTCCCGTGATCTTCGCCTCGACGTCGAAGATCACGTTCGCCGGCTCGGGCGTCTGCTTCCTCGGCAGCTCGGCCGACAACATCGCCTGGTACCTCTCGCACCTGGGCAAGCGGACGATCGGACCCGACAAGGTCAACCAGCTGCGGCACGCCCGCTACCTCAAGGACGTCGACGGCGTCCACGCCCTCATGGCTGGCCACCGCGACATCCTGGCCCCCAAGTTCGAGGCCGTCGTCTCGATCCTGCACGACCGGCTCGCGCCCTACGGCGTCGCGAGCTGGACCGAGCCGAAGGGCGGCTACTTCGTCAGTCTCGACGTCGTCGACGGCACGGCGTCGCGCGTCATCGAGCTGACCCGCGAGGCCGGCGTCGCCATGACCCCGGCAGGGGCGGCGTTCCCGTACGGCGACGACCCGCGCGACCGCAACATCCGCATCGCCCCGTCGTACCCCTCGCCCGACGAGCTCGCGGTCGCGATCGACGTGCTCGCCACGAGCGTCCTGATCGCCGCGGCCGAGCAGGTCCTGGCGGGCTAG